The Prinia subflava isolate CZ2003 ecotype Zambia chromosome 6, Cam_Psub_1.2, whole genome shotgun sequence genome contains the following window.
TGTTTGATCTTTAAAGGATCTTGATTGTAGATAGTTTCTGGGAAGACAAACAGCTCAATTCAGCTTTGTGATTAAGCTTGActtttttatatgaaaaaaaacaacctcaaGTATTTCAAATAGAAAATGAATGCCTTGAATGTAAGTAACCAGATGAACAGTTTTGTAGGCTattctgaacttttttttctaagtCCTATAGTGCTAgtttttgaaaactgttttatttcactgttaATCACTGCAAAAATCGTTTTGTAGCTGTTCTTTACTCTGAACTCCTTCAGTTGCGCTTGAGTTTATTGTAATCAAAATATACTGGTTTCAAACAGTTTTTCTTAAGTTCACTCCTTAGCTAATTATATTTTAGGTTGATAAAAAATAAGTTGGATTAGTTaaactgttaaataaaataataaagctCTTCAGTTTTGGCCAGTTTCTGGACAGCAAAATATGTTCCCTTGGAGATCTGTAAAGCTATATTTGATTGTGTTTATAGTATCTTACAGGCcaggaatttaattttttccccctttttactagaattttttttgttggaaGCCCCATCTATctgtaaaggaaataaaatgttgaaTGTTTTAGAAACTGATTTTTGTTGATAGGACTGTATTGAGTAAACCTGGAAATACTAATCAAGAGCACAAGTATAATGcttatgttatttttaaagaaaaggttttgtATCTAAAGTTATTCTTTACAATTTTTGTGAGGTTTATATTTTGTACACTTTTGGGCAGTGTAAGTGCATCTGATATActatgtaatttattttttaatgttatttcagTCTACATCTTCTTCCTCTCATTTCACATCTGGGTGTTATGGTGAGTCTGAGAGAACTCAGGGAGCATATTCAAGACTGCATAGCCAGCAGCAAGATAGTGATTCAAAGAGACCTAAACTATCTTGTACATCTACCTCTTCTGTGAGAAGTAATGGCTTGACTGCCTTTTCAGGTGAGAGGTTGATTATTAGAGCTGAGTTACTTCAAAATTGTCTGAGTAGTGAGATCAGGTTTGACCAAGTTTCAAAAGACTTGCTTCAAATATTATGCTTGTATCTTTCTTAAGTAAGAAAAATTTATGCCTGTCTGAAGAGTATGTTTACATTGATAGCAGTATCCAAAGTTCTGAGTATGCTGTTAACGTGGGCTTTTTAAAATCCAGTTGTACTCATGTCATTTCAGAATTATTACCTGTACCTATTCCATTTGTGGTCAGGCTGAACCTCATGGCTCAAACATACCTTAATTGGTTAAGATTTCAAGGAAAGAATGAGTGCAGCTGCTCTTATTTCATGAGTCAAATGGTGTTGATACATCAAGGTGTGCCAGGGACAGCAGAAGGGAAATCTTTACCATACTTAGCAATACATTTAAGCACAGTGTCATGGCTGGTTAGAGCACTGTAGATAGGGGTCAGGGAAGAAAGTATTCCTTTCTTAGAGGGCCTGAACTCATTTTCTAGGTCCTGCCTAGAGAAACATTGTGCTCTTAAGCGCTCTTTCAGGAAAACTTGAGGTTTTCGTTAAAGCTGTGAGTAAGTTCATGAAACTCAGCTAGACAGAATTTATGCAATATGTCAACAGAAGTCTAAAGCTCAGGAAGCAACAGTCAAAACCtcacactgaaaatatttctaaaccATTTTGAAAAAGATAATTAGATTAATTCATATTGCCCTTGTGAGTATGGATTAATGGGTGTTTTAATATCTCCTGGAATTGCAGAGCCAtccaaataaaaatcaataaattcTTGTTCAAACCTCAGTATTAATCATACTTTCTCACTCTATTAATAAAACAACAACCATTAACATTTCTCATTATGGTGTAGGACTGTTTATCTTTCCATTTCTACATTGGTTGGTTGTCACACTGCCAACCAATGAGTGCTTAAGTTTGGTTTTCTAAGTTAGCGATGAAGCGATATCAACATGAATTTTTCGCATTGAAGAAGACTCTTTTGGAACAAGAGTTTTGTCCACAGCTGATGTTTGCTATGCAGTTGTTGGAGCTGTTAACGAAAAACAAGATCCCTTTTTacactgaaatgttttgttctgtAATATGAGCAAGGACAGTGTTAGTCATTGTTCTTAAAGTTGTGTCTGAGCTGCATTTAAGCTTCATCAGCTGTTTTTATGAGAAACGAAACTTCATTTAAGTAGTGTCAAGTAGAATGGCAGCATTTACTGAGTCTCAAGCTGCTGTTTTGCTATAATGTGAAACCTTTTTAAAAACTAGCTACCATTAAGAAGCACAATGCTACTTCTCTTCCTATTCTGTCCTGTAAGAGTGTAAATGGCTCTGACTCTTCACAAATGTATTATTACTTTTTGTTAGATTTAGCTTTCAGAACTAACTTGCTGCAAGATGAAGTAAGTGCCAACATCAGCAGAGTGCACTTAGCTTTATGTTGGCAGCTGGGTCCTTGGTCAGCTTAGTGGTGATGTTAAACTTGCCCTTGATATGAATAACAAAAATGTCTGCGTAAGTGCCAGTTTTAATGGCAGagcatttatttactttttctttctagaTTCCTCATGGAGATGCAGTAGGATTCCTAGATCTTCATCAGTAATGCTTGGCTCCCTTGGAACTGATCTGGTGAGAGAGCGAACACAGTTACAAAGAAGAGCAGATCTGTCTGTTAATAGCCTGGTGGATCCCAGCTACAGAAACAGTGACTTTTCACCTTCAACATGTATGTTTCATGTAACTGAAAGCTCATAAACCTACAGTTTGTATGGCTTTTAGTTTCTTAAGACGTtcataggatcacagaatgattgggtttggaagggaccttttgttccaccccctgccatgggcagggacaccttccactatcccaggttgctccaagccccatgcAGCATGGCcatgaacacttccagtgatgGAGCATCCAAAACTTAACTGGGCATgctcttttaatattttattcaaaacatgatgacaaaatatattttaaagtatcCTTTTGAATAAAGTTGGTTGGCCACTTTCCATGTGTTGACCAAATCAACAAAGGATATGTGAATGGTCTAGCTTGTAGATGCATTTAGTCATGTGAAGGTGGTGTTAGTGGCCACTGTAACTCTGTGATTATTCAGTAAAGctcttttcttgtttctcttaaAATCTCTTTGTATTTACATATGGGAAGAGAAATAATGTTGATTTGCCCTAGGAAAGTTTTCTCTTAAAGGTGCATATTACCTCTTTTTATTTGGGTTCTCAAATGGTTATTAGGGAAGACTGCTAGAcgtctgaaaacaaaaatgaataaaaacacACTTTACATGAGGTGAGAGATTTGTCTCATGGCTACTGCTAAGACTAGTAAGGACTTCTGCACTGTAATTTTCACTTTCTGTTCAGAGTGCTGGGACCTAGAGCTGTCTCAGGGGAATCTCACCATTAATCTTGATCTGCAACCTTTTGCAGATGCATTAGTGGTATTTTGTAAtgcagaagttttaaaaaaaaactttctaaGTATAGATGACAAgcagaaaagataaaaactACTTTCAGAATTCATCTGTAGTCTTGCCTCGACAGAAGAGTATATTTTAATGTCATCATACTCTTAGCTCTTTTTAGTAAGAGAACAGTTCAACTGCCTGGTAGAGCCTAGTGGGACAAGTGGATTGGTGAGCAGCCTTGCTTTGTACTGTCTGGGCTGCATTTCTAGGAGTAGTGCTGCTCTTAAGTACTATAAAATAACTCCCAAATGTGTTCCCTGATGTGTAATCAAAAGCTTACGGTAGATGATTGGCATCTGTGCAGATGTTTTTGTTAGCTGGAATCTGCCAGATAATAAAGCTCATCTTCAGCAGTAAATGGTGATTGCAGTGCAAAACCCATTAAAAGGAAGTCACCAAAACTATAAAGATGAAAGGTTTTAAATTGAGAAGACATAAAGAGCTTCTATTTCCTACCTTCATCTATCCATGCTTGTTCCTGCTTCCCCCTTTTCCTACCCACAACTCCCCAGTGCAGCCATTTGAGGAAGGAGACTAGCCACCTCAGCTACTTCATGTGAACTGCAGTTCATCTACAGTGGAATTCTTCTTAGTGTGTTGAGATACTCAGACAGTATTTACAGAAGATATTCCTGTAAGAATGATAAaatggttgggttggaaggaacctttaaaGTCCCCTTGTCCAATCTCCCTacagtgagcagggacatcttcagctAGGACAGGTTACCTAGAACCCTGCTGAACCTGACGTTGAGTGTTTCCTGATGTGTTTGAGCACATCTTgtattttcctgtgcttttctaCAACAGATTTTCAAGACAGGCCTGCCTCTTCATATGCAGAGGGAGCAAGACCAAAAGAGAACTCATTAAGCACTTTGAGGCTGAATGCACCCATGAACCGCCAGTTGCCTTCTGATCATCAGCCATCTTTTTTCAACAGAGACTCTAACATGAGCTCTTCAAGATCCAGCTATTCTTCAAGACAAAGGAGAAATGAATTGGAATCTCCCCAGAGGAGTGTGCAGCCAACGTTTTCTCTTACTACCATTAGAGATGAAACCCCTTCCTCAAGTGGTTCCGAAAGGGTTTTATCTTCTCAGAGGTCACTGAATGAGTCTGCAGCTGACAGCGAGGGGAGGCGCACAACCAGACAGCTGCTGTCTCGTTTAGCATCTAGTATGTCATCTACGTTTTTCTCTCGAAGGTCTAGCCAAGACCCATTGCCTGCAAGATCATTAGGCTCTGAAGAGTCAACGGTGGTCCCGAGAGTTCAAGCTTCGACTCTGTCAAGTAGTAATAGAGCTGCAACTCCGGAAGTTCCAGGCCTTCAGTCATCTGAAGCTTCTCAGGGGTTTAGTTTTCTTGGACGAAGATGGGGTTTATCAGGCATTTCACAGAATCGCAACTCTGATTCTGATGGGGAAAGTTACAGACCAGACACTGAAAGTAGGAGCACAGGATCCTGGTTGTCGTCCTCTTTGAGGAACAGATGTACACCTCTCTTTTCTagaagaagaagagaaggcagagatGAATCCGCAAGGATCTCTACCTCTGATACAACTGCTAGATCACAACATGTCTTTAGAAGGAGAGAGTCAGGTGAGGAGAACTCTCTTGAAGCATCAGATAGCCCTCCTAGGGCTTCTGTTAGCAGACCAACACCCGCAGTATCTGTTATTTCTGCAGCTACTGCCTCCCCACCAGATTCAGCCTCCAGTGGAAGAAGTTCGGGAATTCTGCCTGGTTCTCTCTTTCGCTTTGCAGTGCCTCCAACATTAGGTAGCAGTCTGTCTGATAATCTTATGATAACTGTAGATATTATTCCCTCTGGCTGGAATCAATCTGATGGACAAGAAAGTGGCAAGTCTAAAATACCACCTTCAAGAGATCCGGAAAGACtccagaaaattaaagaaaggtAAGTTAGTATGTTCTTTTGCGATAGTAAAATGTACATGTTTTAACCTGAGAGGGCTTTCTGCCAtcatgattttaaaagaaaacttcccTTTAGAGGAGGTGGCAACTCAGTCTCCTGTCACCTGTATTCTCACTTTCGTCTTTAAAGAAACTTGTTTCAGTTCTCATAGGTTTGAGAACAGTTTGATAAGTGgaattttcattataaaaagTCCTACATGAAATGTCACAGCATTTGTTGGTATTCCATCCTATTCAGTCTGCTTTTAGAAGATTCTGAAGATGAAGAGGGTGACTTATGCAGAATCTGTCAGATGTCCTCTGCAAGTTCTGACAACCTTTTAATAGAGCCATGCAAATGCACTGGAAGTCTGCAGTATGTTCACCAGGAGTGCATGAAAAAATGGCTGCAGTCGAAGATAAATTCAGGTAAAGCAAACTCTAGACCAAGGTAGACTTCCAGTTATACAGGGAGGCTTATCAGAAGGATTGCACTTACTGAGGTATTTAGTTGAAAAGTGGGGACAAACAGTAGTATGGCACTTCCAGGCtttttgtgtctgtctgtgcAGCTTCTCATGTGAGTAGTTCCAAGAACTGTATTTCTTGTTTAGAGAATTATGTTTTTTGAGGTTGTCTACTAAAATGTTAGACAAAAGATAACATTGCGGAAGTGTAGCTTTAGAATTACTCTGCCACTTCAGTGGTACCACTTGGGGTGGCATTTGTTCCCCACCCTTATGGAAAtggttgttctttttttcaggACTTCAATACCCAAGCTAACTCTTAGCAGTGGTAGGAGTTTGAAAATTCAAAAGTTATTTTGAATTGTAACTAGACTTAAGtatgttaaattttttttaagatactAATTTCTGTTCAAGGCACTTTAAAATTGCATGCTCAAAAATTATTTCGAAGTGCATATATAGTTCTTTAAGAAACACTTCAGATATTGCAtgctgagaaatatttttgtaacagaTGGACCAGTTTGTTACTGTTATCTGCAGTACTCTTAAGACTTAAAAGTAGATGGCTTGATAGAAGACATGAAATACTTTGTACCAAAGGAAGGTGTTAGTATCTGACTTTTCTAGTCAGCACCAGAGGATACACATTACAGTAGGGATGTTTTACAAGCTTCAGTCTgtagaagaaattaatttgaagtATTTAACTATATATAAAGATTTAAGTCCACTATCAACTTGCTTTGTTCATCTTGTTGCTTATGGAGGAGTCTGTTTTAAAACTGGTATAATGCCCAGGTCGTTGTACGGGTATAAAAGTCTCTAAGGGTCTTACAAcatcttagtatctaaataaagtgatttatttatacaaaagcacatatctgaaggcgtaagagttctgagagcggccttattctacaaccaattataaacctaggcaaacaaagtctaaataagacaataactaaaacatagaaatcttaacacacaacTCTAAtcaaacagcaaacaaagcatagaattcctaacaagcaaaactagtaagactataagcaaagcacatatctgacattacagcctctaggtaaatcagcctcccatctgaccccatgCAGGATTTTtcaaccgtggggtcacaatcacagaaagggaacacaagatcacagatcccagacaggggtccccCTCTTTGTTTACACATGTAGACTTTCTTAACAACTTTATTAATTATCTATATTAGTTTTAGGTTTGGctaactaggaaaaaaaatctggtttccCTGCATCTGGACTGACAAAGTCTAGAAGAGATGCTGGACAGAAATTTTCCATATAAAGACATGCCAAGTCATTGTTACATTGTGTGTCTATGACATCTATCAGGTGATCtaaaaacatgagaaatgtCTCTAATGTTCCCTGCTTTATGTCTGGATAAGTCTCTTCTGGAGTTTCTATTGACTGAGTCAATACCAGAGCTTCACAAGCAGGATCCCCAGTGTCCTCATGATTTAGTGTCTGTAATAAGTTGACACCCTGTCTGCCATCCCTGACTGGCAAAGccacaaacagctctgcagccagggactCCTGCTGAGTCCCTCTTAGAGGAAGCCTCCATTCAGGCTGAGATGAAGGGTGTTCTATGTTAGAAGTGACTAAGTCTGCTTCCCAGTTTAAGTCTGCTGGGTCTGAAATTGATAAATCTGAGTCACTGTCCGAGCAAGTATTAtttatgtctgtgttttggTGCATAATAGTCTTATGGTGTCTCTCACGGATGTCCTGTGTGGTTGTTTTACTTTggtgcctgccctcccctgttcccccctCTTGTTGCAGCGTTGTTATTGTCCGAGTCAATAACATTATTATTACTTAATAATGTTATTATTAAGTAACATTTTGTCTTTTATAAGACAAAATGTTACTTAATAATAACTTTATTCTTACTTTTGCGTGTATTTGGATTACACTATAAAATTCAGAAAGCCCAAGAAGCGATTTTGTGCCAGACTTGCAGGAAGAGGCATATTATGTCCAGAGTGAATGTGAGGCAAAATAGGTGCAGCTGGATAGAGAATAAAGATTCTACAGTGTTTAAATTCTGACAGTAGCAGATGTCACTGCATTCCTGTtagaggttttcttttcttctaacCTTGCTCTGCAAAATAAAGCCAAAAATTACGTGGAGTTTTTAATGTGTATGTGAGTGTGTCGTTTGTTACAGATTATTGAAACCTGACACTGAGTTTTCCCCTTGCCTGCCTCCCCACCAGGTTCTTCTTTGGAAGCAGTGACAACTTGTGAATTGTGCAAGGAGAAGTTGCATCTTAATCTGGAAGACTTTGACATTCATGAACTCTATAGGGCACATGCAAATGAACAAGTTAGTATATTTTACCTTGTTTGGTAAGTGTTGCTTTAGTGCTGGGAGGGCAGTCTTTAGAGAAGCCAAATGCATCTCCATTTCAGGACTGTTACACATATAAAGTAATGTTAATGTGGAAGAGAGTTTTCTCCTCAGTATTCTGACTACCACTACCTTCCTGCTACGCTTCCTAGAGCTGAGCTTTCAGTTAGCATAATATATCTCTTTTCTTAGTTGTATATCTGTCATCTAGCTTTGTAACCCAGTGTCTCTGCCACATAGGTGCAGTGTGAATTCTAGCATGATTAGATTGAATTTCACATGAAGTCAGGAGTTGTCATCACTTTTAGCTGGTTTTGAACACAGATTAGCAGTTGTTGTAAACATACAGTTAGGaacttcttttgtttcattaGAGTGGTAGAAACTAACCTCTGTTCTAGCAGTTTGTAACTGCTCCTTCACATAATTTCCTAACTTAAAAATAATCAGAGGCCTGTTGGTATTACTCttgttatttaaaatagaatatCTTAGAACTACTGGATTGTGTAGTATttaaaaatgagtaaataaCACAAAGCTGGCATTTTTAATGGACTTTATTCAGAGGGGTTTTCCCTATTCTTTGGGTTGTATTCTGACAATATACAAAGACTAATGATACTAGAAATACCAAGTGATACCAATTTTGGGGCAAAAATCAGcctctatttatttattatttaaagtaaGTTCTTACCCTAGTACAATTGATAGGAATTCTGGCGTAAGTACCCTAGTACTTGCCCTAGAATTCCTATCAATTGGGACAGTCTCTGAAAAGTCTTTCTCAAGAGTGTCATCAGGTTTTAGTACTAGTGCTTATCAGTTGTTGTCACTgcattttaacagaaataagaactttgaaatttttttcctaaagagtTGACTAAATTATCTGTTCAGCAGTAgcattttttgtggttttctcttACCTTAGCAGGTAAAGGAATTTCTCAAATATTTATAACATCATGACATTCTTAAAATATATTCCTTTGGTCTGGCTTTCTGTAAAGCCTTGGGACCACAGAGAAGAAACCAGCAATATTGATTTTATTTCCCCAAGTGATATAATACTCTGATTCACACATTCTGTCCTCTGAGCTAATCATGCTGACTGAGATTTAATTTGTAGAACTCTATTTATCTTCAAGGATAACATGTTATATTTGGGGTGGATGGGAAGGACCAGAAGTATAAATAGCTTTTCAGCAACCTAAATTTTTAGTATTAcattttcctcattcttttGGAACGACTGGAGATAAATCTGTAATGATTCCATTAAAATCTAATTGTTGTTCTACTTGAATGATATATGCAGATGTATTGCTGACATTCTGAATGTTTCTTTTATCTCCTTTAAGGCAGACTATGAATTTATCAGCTCTGGTCTCTACCTTGTAGTGTTGTTACACTTATGCGAGCAGCGCTTTTCTGATATGTTAGGAACTGCAAATGAAGCCAGCACACGCGTCAGAGTAAGTATGCAGTGATTTTCTGGCAGGAATTGCTCACACAGAGAACTGGGAAGGAGTTTGGAAGGATTGTTACTTTGAGTGACCTAGGAGGTACATACCCAAGAAACacactttttaaacaaaattaggTCTAAAATGGATTGTGCTTGTCAGTGCACTGTGTTTGATTAGAAACTGAAGGTACTACGCAGTTGCAGGTACTCTTGCTACAGAATGCTTTTTGTCAAGGTTGTTTGTAATTCATCATTTAACATACATGTTGTCATGATTATTGTGAATTTATGCACAACTAGAAGGTCAGCCTCTCTCTGTGCCAAACATGCAGTTAAGAATGCTGGACTACCTCATTCGTTTAATTTTCTCATTATGCAAGTCTATATTGCAAAGGTCTAGAACTTGCAATGCTTGTCTACCAAAGTACACTTAAACATGTACTTGAATATTAACGTTCTGCAACAGCCTATAGCTGTAATATGATTTCTCTGGCATTAGTCCAAACTCTTACGAGTTGCATTTGACTGCATTCTCATCACTTGAAAGGCCTGGCTTAGGAACGTGTTAAGTACACCTTTAACCAGTAAGAGATCAGCATACAGAGTTCTTTCTGCACAGGGATTCACTCATAAATCCTAATGTATTCTACGTGTTTATTTGATACTAGATATTAATCAGCTCTCAGTCAGTTGAGCTCCTGAAAAGCcagttatttttagtttttttgctttcatacAAAGAAGTGACAGTGTTAAGCTTATCCAATGCATATGAGAATGGTTAACTGTTAGCAGGTACTAGATCTTCAGAAGAGACAGGACTGTGCTCTATCTAATCTCTTAATGTATTAGAACAGTGTTCCTTTTTTATGTACAGATCCACGTAGGGCTTGTATTCTGTGGTCCAGTTTTTGTGCTGTAAGTGTGGAGACACAAGACACATGATCTAATCGTAGCCAGCATCCAGCATAGATTGTTAGCTTGAGTGTATTGAAGATGATGTTTTTACTGGTTTCTCATCAGAGGAGGCATTACATACTTTTTTGTGTGACGCTGCATTTTAAACCATTGTTTAAATGGCACCATGAGAGCACCAATGCTGGTGTTTGATACCAAGCATATGAGCTGTGGAAACTCATTTTATCTGCAGTGTCTCAGTATCTGGACTTCTAACTGAAACAGTGATGCAGATTGGCAGTgacaaaagaaaaccagttGGCTGAGACTTTTTATTTGTAggaattttctttcagttttgatACCATACGCGTCTAACATCAAACTGCCACTGTTGCCTAACAGTAATCCTGGTCCCAAGAATTTAATTGTAAACAAAAACTTTTGTGTTTATGCATTTTTCATGAATCACATTCATTtagaaggttttgttttgttgtattAGTCGtgaattaaattaaatggaTTTAACTAATGCAAGTCCTTACCGTAATTATGTTTTTCTGCATTACAGTTTTTAGGAATGGTTTTCATTAAACTGACACTTGCTTATGTTTGCTGCTTTCAAAATTGATGTGTTTTACATATTGTAGAACATGAAGATGATGTCATAAGCTGCTACCATAAACATTTTACAGCTGAAATAACTGTGCCATAGCAATTTGAAGTCTAATGTGTGGGGATTTATATTaaattttgcattgttttttgTAAGTTGGGCAAATGGCTTAGGATAACCAAGATCTGCCGTGAAGCTTTGGGATGtaaaaagtgaagaaaactTTGCTAACTTGTTGCAAATTTCTGCAGATAACTTTGCAACTTTTAAACTACTTTCTCTCTGCCTTGTTTCTAGTTTATTAACCTTGCAAGAACTCTTCAGGCACATATGGAAGATATTGAAAGTAGGTGcttcccctctttccctcccctcccattAGATCAACTCAAAGCTAATGAGTACAATCCTCCTTGCCAAGATTCATAATACTGAACATAATTACTGAAAACCTTACTCACCAGTGCTTTTTCCATCATCAGTAGAACTATTCTGAGGGGGAACCAATTTTAATTCTCCATGATCAATTGCCCAACAGCACAGAGTTGTTTAGACCACAGAAGTGTTATCTGCAGTTGATAACAAAATTCCTTACTAGTTACAGTTTGGTTATTATTGTAGTTCTGGTAATTCATAATTACAGGATAAGTGGTGACTTTCAGGTTGTTGCCTTTTACAAGAGTAGGAAAGAAACATTGAGAATTGAGTTTTACTGCATTTAAATTAGATGCTTGTAttgccatttttcttccctttttttttcttgccctcTTCTCCCCTTTGTTTATTCCATTCACACCCACTTTTTGGTTGTGTGGGTTCCTTGACCAGATCTATCACACTCGTGAATGAAGTCTAAAGGTTGCCAATTTTGGCAAAGGATTAGGCTACTTTTCATCTAACAGCTTTTTTCAAAACTATATGCTGACATATCTAAATTTCTGGTAAATATAACCTGGATCTATTTCTGGGCATGTTGAATAGGCAGTAGAAGGGTAGTTggtctacctttttttttcctagattgCATGTGAGTGTCTGTCAGTTGTATATTGGTTTTCAGTACACAGGATGTATTTGGAATACTACAAAGAATGGATGGGTGTGGGtgtgggagtgtgtgtgtgaaagagGGAGTTCTGGTTCAAACTGAATATTTCTACAATCAGAGCAGACAAAGATGGGTTTGAGTTTTGAATTCATTAAGTTATATGCATCCTTactagaggaaaaaataatgagtGTCATTTTATTCCTTAATGCAATCAATATTTGATTCAGCCTTTAACTTGCAGGTGAGGAATACTAAGTTCTAGATTTATTATTGGTGCGCTTCAGTTACATTTCTCTTCTAAGAACTGAAGAAGCAAGGAGTCagacttttcttcttttggtgTTCAGGGATGGAACAAGTTACTCCAGTATAAATACTTCCTTGCCTGCAGACCTTGCTTAAGAGGACACACTAAATTCCTGTTACAGACAAACTAACATTTTACAAACCTAATGTAGATGTGTGTACTGACTTTTCTATCATAGTTCACAAGTGTGTATTTGTCTTTTAACTCACCTTGCAATGACAAAATTCTGTGCATATGTGGGCTTTGTGTTCATCTTGCATATGCTGAAAGGACAGGagtggagagaggagctgcttcCAAGTAGGCCTAGGTTGCATTAAGcaatagatagatagatagatagaaaggaagaaatttagGTCTGTGTTTAGACTGCTGCATCTTTCTAGGTATTTTAGTATCCAAATTGTTATCTTAGTGAGTAGTTTCTTTCCCTTATGTTGGGTGCTGCTGTCATGGATTGAGTATAACCTCCTCTGACTACTGCTGGAATTAGCCACTCAAAACACTACATAGAAGTTGAATCTCTGGCGTAATtaagttttcttcttcttattTTGAGGAAGAAGAGTAGGAGGACACTGCATATTGTATGTTCTGTTGAGTTTTGATTTGAAAATGCTGTCTTTTTCCAACTTGGGATGCATTTAAGA
Protein-coding sequences here:
- the MARCHF7 gene encoding E3 ubiquitin-protein ligase MARCHF7 isoform X5, encoding MLGSLGTDLVRERTQLQRRADLSVNSLVDPSYRNSDFSPSTYFQDRPASSYAEGARPKENSLSTLRLNAPMNRQLPSDHQPSFFNRDSNMSSSRSSYSSRQRRNELESPQRSVQPTFSLTTIRDETPSSSGSERVLSSQRSLNESAADSEGRRTTRQLLSRLASSMSSTFFSRRSSQDPLPARSLGSEESTVVPRVQASTLSSSNRAATPEVPGLQSSEASQGFSFLGRRWGLSGISQNRNSDSDGESYRPDTESRSTGSWLSSSLRNRCTPLFSRRRREGRDESARISTSDTTARSQHVFRRRESGEENSLEASDSPPRASVSRPTPAVSVISAATASPPDSASSGRSSGILPGSLFRFAVPPTLGSSLSDNLMITVDIIPSGWNQSDGQESGKSKIPPSRDPERLQKIKESLLLEDSEDEEGDLCRICQMSSASSDNLLIEPCKCTGSLQYVHQECMKKWLQSKINSGSSLEAVTTCELCKEKLHLNLEDFDIHELYRAHANEQADYEFISSGLYLVVLLHLCEQRFSDMLGTANEASTRVRLLKTILKTDAGRTFILQETNGIAAEMLNWQEKHQHAFVLFLSLVKCALNITVVFEALLNSKSTAAQQSSVDLRTTQHV
- the MARCHF7 gene encoding E3 ubiquitin-protein ligase MARCHF7 isoform X4, coding for MESKPSRIPRRISVQASSSPLGSRTGNSLSGAYSTRESSWRLESGYQESSVLNSSSRDWRIGERDTRETPWKLTASSPTRYSGTLDHPHSGRFLGSRSRLSTSSSSHFTSGCYGESERTQGAYSRLHSQQQDSDSKRPKLSCTSTSSVRSNGLTAFSDSSWRCSRIPRSSSVMLGSLGTDLVRERTQLQRRADLSVNSLVDPSYRNSDFSPSTYFQDRPASSYAEGARPKENSLSTLRLNAPMNRQLPSDHQPSFFNRDSNMSSSRSSYSSRQRRNELESPQRSVQPTFSLTTIRDETPSSSGSERVLSSQRSLNESAADSEGRRTTRQLLSRLASSMSSTFFSRRSSQDPLPARSLGSEESTVVPRVQASTLSSSNRAATPEVPGLQSSEASQGFSFLGRRWGLSGISQNRNSDSDGESYRPDTESRSTGSWLSSSLRNRCTPLFSRRRREGRDESARISTSDTTARSQHVFRRRESGEENSLEASDSPPRASVSRPTPAVSVISAATASPPDSASSGRSSGILPGSLFRFAVPPTLGSSLSDNLMITVDIIPSGWNQSDGQESGKSKIPPSRDPERLQKIKESLLLEDSEDEEGDLCRICQMSSASSDNLLIEPCKCTGSLQYVHQECMKKWLQSKINSGSSLEAVTTCELCKEKLHLNLEDFDIHELYRAHANEQADYEFISSGLYLVVLLHLCEQRFSDMLGTANEASTRVRFINLARTLQAHMEDIETSEDDSED